A genomic window from Enterobacter pseudoroggenkampii includes:
- the zntA gene encoding Zn(II)/Cd(II)/Pb(II) translocating P-type ATPase ZntA produces MSTPETSKKVPQFSAIKLSPVPPKDDCCCEGVCETQTEMLPKSGNRYSWVVNGMDCAACARKVENAVKQVPGVSHVQVLFATEKLLVSADNDVSKQVEAAVSKAGYTLRSETAPAEKASSLQENLPLITLIIMMALSWGLEQFNHPFGNLAFIATTLVGLFPIARQALRLMKSGSWFAIETLMSVAAIGALFIGATAEAAMVLLLFLIGERLEGWAASRARKGVSALMALKPETATRVVNGTRETVAITTLRPGDVIEVAAGGRLPADGALLTATASFDESALTGESIPVEREAGEKVPAGATSVDRLVQLTVLSEPGDSAIDRILKLIEEAEERRAPVERFIDRFSRIYTPAIMLVALLVTVVPPLFFGAPWEGWIYKGLTLLLIGCPCALVISTPAAITSGLAAAARRGALIKGGAALEQLSQVQQIAFDKTGTLTVGKPQVTGVYPQDIGEDELLTLAAAVELGSTHPLAQAIVREAQSRGLNIPPATAQRALVGSGIEATVDGKKVLIVAAGKSSTPEVEALEQTGQTVVSVMQDGVAKGMLALRDTLRDDAKEAVAALHQLGVQGVILTGDNPRAAAAIAGELGLEFKAGLLPADKVSAVTELNAQTPLAMVGDGINDAPAMKASTIGIAMGSGTDVALETADAALTHNRLTGLAQMIDLARATRANIRQNIGIALGLKGIFLVTTLLGMTGLWLAVLADTGATVLVTANALRLLRRR; encoded by the coding sequence ATGTCGACTCCAGAAACATCTAAAAAAGTTCCACAATTCTCGGCAATTAAGCTCAGTCCGGTTCCGCCTAAAGACGACTGCTGCTGCGAAGGCGTGTGCGAAACGCAAACTGAAATGCTGCCTAAAAGCGGCAACCGCTACAGCTGGGTCGTTAACGGCATGGACTGCGCCGCCTGTGCGCGCAAAGTGGAAAACGCCGTCAAACAAGTGCCGGGCGTGAGTCACGTTCAGGTGCTGTTCGCCACGGAAAAGCTGCTGGTTAGCGCCGATAACGACGTCAGCAAACAGGTGGAAGCCGCCGTCAGCAAGGCGGGCTATACCCTTCGTAGCGAAACGGCGCCCGCTGAAAAAGCCTCTTCCCTGCAAGAAAACCTGCCGCTCATTACCCTCATCATCATGATGGCCCTGAGCTGGGGGCTGGAACAGTTCAACCACCCGTTCGGCAACCTGGCGTTTATCGCCACCACGCTGGTCGGGCTGTTCCCGATTGCCCGTCAGGCGCTGCGCCTGATGAAAAGCGGCAGCTGGTTTGCCATCGAAACGCTGATGAGCGTGGCGGCTATCGGGGCGCTGTTTATTGGCGCAACGGCAGAAGCGGCGATGGTGCTGCTGCTGTTCTTAATCGGTGAACGCCTTGAGGGCTGGGCAGCGAGCCGGGCGCGTAAAGGGGTCAGCGCGCTGATGGCGCTGAAGCCGGAAACCGCCACGCGCGTGGTAAACGGCACGCGTGAAACGGTCGCCATCACGACCCTTCGTCCGGGCGACGTGATTGAAGTCGCGGCAGGCGGACGCTTGCCTGCAGACGGTGCGCTGCTTACCGCCACCGCGAGCTTCGATGAAAGCGCCCTGACCGGCGAGTCCATTCCGGTTGAACGTGAGGCGGGTGAAAAAGTGCCTGCGGGTGCCACCAGCGTCGACCGTCTGGTACAGCTCACCGTGCTTTCCGAGCCGGGCGACAGCGCCATCGACCGTATCCTGAAGCTGATTGAAGAGGCCGAAGAGCGCCGCGCGCCGGTCGAACGCTTTATTGACCGCTTCAGCCGGATCTACACGCCCGCCATTATGCTGGTGGCTCTGCTGGTTACCGTCGTCCCACCGCTGTTCTTTGGCGCGCCGTGGGAGGGCTGGATTTATAAAGGGCTGACGCTATTGCTGATCGGCTGTCCGTGCGCGCTGGTGATTTCCACCCCGGCGGCGATTACCTCCGGGCTGGCTGCGGCGGCGCGTCGCGGGGCGCTGATTAAGGGCGGCGCGGCGCTGGAGCAGCTGAGCCAGGTTCAGCAAATCGCGTTCGATAAAACCGGTACGCTGACCGTGGGCAAACCGCAGGTGACCGGCGTATATCCGCAGGATATCGGTGAAGATGAACTGCTTACGCTGGCCGCCGCCGTTGAGCTGGGTTCCACTCACCCGCTGGCGCAGGCGATTGTGCGTGAAGCGCAGTCGCGCGGGCTGAACATCCCTCCGGCAACCGCCCAGCGGGCGCTGGTCGGGTCAGGGATTGAGGCCACCGTTGACGGTAAAAAGGTACTGATTGTCGCGGCTGGCAAGTCTTCTACTCCAGAGGTGGAGGCGTTAGAACAAACCGGACAAACTGTTGTGAGCGTGATGCAGGACGGCGTCGCAAAAGGGATGCTGGCGCTGCGCGACACCCTCCGCGATGACGCAAAAGAAGCCGTGGCGGCGCTGCATCAGCTGGGCGTGCAGGGGGTGATTCTCACCGGTGATAACCCTCGCGCAGCGGCAGCGATTGCCGGTGAGCTGGGGCTGGAGTTTAAAGCCGGATTGCTGCCTGCGGATAAGGTCAGCGCGGTAACGGAGCTGAACGCTCAGACGCCGCTGGCGATGGTCGGTGACGGGATTAACGATGCTCCGGCGATGAAAGCGTCCACCATTGGTATTGCGATGGGCAGCGGGACCGACGTGGCGCTGGAAACGGCTGACGCGGCATTGACCCACAACCGCCTGACCGGGCTGGCGCAGATGATCGATCTTGCGCGCGCGACGCGGGCCAATATCCGTCAGAACATCGGTATCGCGCTGGGGTTGAAGGGGATTTTCCTGGTTACCACGCTGCTTGGCATGACCGGGCTGTGGCTGGCGGTACTGGCGGATACCGGGGCAACGGTGCTGGTGACGGCGAACGCGCTCAGGTTGTTGCGTCGCCGGTAA
- a CDS encoding DUF1145 family protein → MPVLINLGRLLMLGVWAFLILNLVHPFPRPMNIFVNVALIFTSFMHALQMVMLKNGLPKDGPQMTGWQQLRVFIFGVFELLVWMKKFKAQAKK, encoded by the coding sequence ATGCCGGTACTGATTAATCTGGGACGTTTGCTGATGCTGGGCGTCTGGGCGTTTTTGATTCTGAATCTGGTGCACCCGTTCCCGCGCCCGATGAACATTTTCGTTAACGTCGCGCTGATTTTCACGTCGTTTATGCACGCCCTGCAGATGGTGATGCTGAAAAACGGCCTGCCGAAAGACGGCCCGCAGATGACGGGCTGGCAGCAGCTGCGCGTGTTTATCTTCGGCGTATTTGAGCTGCTGGTGTGGATGAAGAAATTTAAGGCGCAGGCGAAGAAATAA
- a CDS encoding lysoplasmalogenase, with translation MLWSFIAVCFSAWLYVDASYRGPTWQRWLFKPVTLLLLLLLAWQAPMFNAVSYLVLAGLCASLIGDALTLLPRQRLLYAVGAFFLSHLLYTIYFASQMTLSFFWPLPLVLLVIGALLIAVIWSRLEEMRLPVCTFIAMTLVMVWLAGELWFFRPTAPAMSAFFGAALLLIGNVVWLGSHYRRRFRADNAIAAACYFAGHFLIVRSLYI, from the coding sequence ATGCTTTGGTCATTTATCGCTGTCTGTTTTTCCGCATGGCTTTATGTCGATGCGTCGTACCGCGGTCCCACCTGGCAGCGCTGGTTGTTTAAACCGGTCACGCTGTTGCTCCTGCTGCTGCTGGCCTGGCAAGCGCCGATGTTCAACGCCGTCAGCTATCTGGTGCTCGCCGGGCTGTGCGCCTCCCTCATTGGCGATGCCTTAACCCTGCTGCCGCGCCAGCGCCTGCTGTACGCCGTTGGGGCGTTCTTCCTGTCGCATCTGCTGTATACCATCTACTTTGCCAGCCAGATGACGCTCTCCTTCTTCTGGCCGCTGCCGTTGGTGCTGCTGGTGATTGGCGCGCTGCTGATTGCGGTGATCTGGTCACGTCTGGAAGAGATGCGTTTGCCGGTCTGCACGTTTATCGCCATGACCCTGGTAATGGTGTGGCTGGCGGGCGAGCTGTGGTTCTTCCGTCCGACCGCTCCGGCGATGTCCGCGTTCTTCGGTGCCGCGCTGCTGCTGATCGGGAATGTCGTCTGGCTGGGCAGCCACTATCGTCGCCGCTTCCGTGCGGATAACGCGATTGCCGCCGCCTGCTACTTTGCCGGGCACTTCCTGATCGTGCGTTCGCTGTATATTTAA
- a CDS encoding DUF2500 domain-containing protein: MSKMPLFFIIVVAIIVIAASFRFVQQRREKADNDAAPLMQKRVVVTNKREKPLNDRRSRQQQVTPAGTTMRYEASFKPETGGLEMTFRLEAQQYHQLTVGEKGTLSYKGSRFEGFSTE; this comes from the coding sequence ATGAGCAAGATGCCGCTGTTTTTCATTATCGTGGTGGCGATTATCGTCATTGCCGCCTCGTTCCGCTTCGTACAGCAGCGCCGCGAGAAGGCGGATAACGATGCCGCACCCCTGATGCAAAAGCGCGTGGTGGTGACCAACAAACGCGAGAAACCGCTCAATGACCGCCGCTCACGCCAGCAGCAGGTGACGCCTGCGGGCACAACAATGCGCTATGAAGCGAGCTTTAAGCCGGAAACGGGCGGCCTGGAGATGACCTTCCGCCTGGAGGCGCAGCAGTACCATCAGCTGACAGTGGGAGAGAAAGGAACGCTGAGCTACAAAGGGTCGCGATTTGAAGGGTTCAGTACGGAATAA